GACTGTCCAGAATGCCTTCGAACCACATCGCCTCCAACGTCTGACGCATAATCCGTTCCTGTACACCCACGTATACTGCTTCTGTCCTGCCGCCTGCTTCAGCCCTGTATCCCACGACTCCCACGCACTTCACTCCCTATTCGTTTCATTACATTGCTCACCGGCACGTAGGCCGGGGTCTGGCTGATCCCCCTTAGACAACTCACCAAATTTTGTTTGGCCAGAAATGCATCCGTTGTCAGCAGATGTTGCACATATGCATTGCCCGTTCGTTCCAGTTCCTCCACAAGTACCTCACGTACTTGCTTCCAGAAATGCTCCTCGGGGACGTTCACATCTCGCGCCATCGCATGAATCAGAGACCCCAGATGATTGACGATAAAATAATACGATGTCCGCGCCCAGGCTTTCTCTCGCGAATAAAATAATAAATCGGACGCAGCACGATCCTGCTCACTTATAAGTTCCTCATCCACACTGACCCCTTCCAGATCGCGGACGATAAAATCCACAGGCAACCCATCCTTTAAGGTCACAAGGGTATTCTGCAAATGAGCTTCAAAATGAATACCTTTCTCTCCCGCAGCCCGTACAGTCGGCAGCAGCGAACATGCCAGATATCGTTCCAGCCAACGCTCGGCAATGTCTCGTCCACCACCCAGCATGGTCATCAGTCTCGACCGCATCCTGGGAAGCGGTGCTTCAACCAGACTGGATAAGACATACGTATTCTCGACATCAAACTCAATGGGTCGATAAGCTATCGTAAACAGGCTGGTTAACTCTTCATCTTCAAAAGCACAAGTGGCTACACCTGTCTCATACGCAATATGCGTGTTCGGTTCAGCACCGAAGCAGTCATGCTGCCTGACGTATCTGGAGGCATCCAGTGTTCTGCGCATCTGCTCAGCACTGTTGGTGCGAATCATGTTGGTGATCTGCATGTTCAGTGACAGCTTGATATTGCAGTTCCATTCGGGAACATAAACTGTACGGACCGAAGAGGTTGGATAGACGGTAGGCCCCGCACTACCGAGTAGGATTAATTTTTCATCTCGAAAATAGGACTGTATCTCGGTCAACCGTGATATGTATGCGTATTGCCATGGATGGACAGGCAGCAGCCCATACATTTCACTCTTTTCTTTTAAAATAGGCTCCACATGGCTCCGCAGGAGGTCTTGCAAATCCATTGCCGCCTCGTCATCAACCCATTCCTGTACATAGACATCCTGTCTCACGGCGATATAACAGAGTTGAAACGATGTCCGTAACTCCGGACTGTACTTCTGCACATCCTGCTCGCTGAAGCCTTTGGAGTTTTTCGGAAATGGATGGAACGGATGACCATACAACAGTGACTGTTCCGATGTGCGATAATCGTGGATGTCGAGACCGGCTGCTTGTTCGATATACAACGTAAGGTTACCTACACTGTTATCTACCTTTTGTGCAAAATCTCTGGCGTACATCGCCTCTACACGATTCGTATTCTCGCCCTGTGGATGTGCAATATCCACCTCAAGTGAACGCTTCATTTCCATCACACTTTTCTTCATTCCATGTTGATCCGAACTCGCTCCCCGTGCCGTATCTCCACTTAGCTCAGATGTGATCCAACGAACAAGGTCGCCATAATGCACCGCTTCCCCGCCAGATTCCATGCTGAGGTATTCATGCTCCCCTATGGCAGAGTAATAAGACAAGTGTCCTGTCACCTTCACCCTACTGGCTTGAAAAGCAACAATGTACGTCAGCGTATTTGGATTAATCCGAATATCGCTTTCCTTCTCTAGCGCAAGCTCACGTATGTAACAGTTCAGCAACAGCTTGCACGAATGTTCATGGGCCTGCTGCTCAGTCTCAGACCGGAGCTTGTTTTCCATCTCGAACAATGATGCCAACCTTCTTTCGGGTTATAAGTAAGACCAGGGGAAGTGTAAGCAGTATGGCGCAGCCAAGTCCGATACAGATTTCTTTGAGCGCTCCCCATTTTGCCATCTCCATGGACGTTCCTGCCCCGGCAAGCCATTGCCAACGCATATCGTAATACAGGGTCAAGCCCATCACTGCAAACGAAGAAGCCAGACGCTCAATCGTCGTTGATAACACCGACCCTTCGTGCATGTCTTCGTCCGGTAAAGCCTGTAAACCAATAGCAGAGATACTCATGCCTGACAGACCAACGCCAATTCCCCGGCACGCCATGAGCATGCCGATGATCCAGATCGATGCTCCCATGGGCAGAACCGCAAACGACAGAATGGATATCGACACCAGCAACGTGCCCCATGCGATAAAATGTATGGACCGACCTCGGTCCAGCAAGCTGCCGCCAATCCACATGAACAGACTTGTACAGATCGACAAGGGAATGAACAACGCACCGGACATGGCTGGTGACAGGTGGAAGACGTCCTGGAACAATAACGGCAATGTAAAGATCACACCAAACATGACACAATCCTGAATAGTCGAGATCAGTACAGTCAGCGGAAAGACGGCATTACGCCGCAGCAACTGGTACCGGATCAGTGGTTCCTTGCGACCGTTCTCGGTCTGGACAAAACGAATGAGCAGCAACACACCGAGCGCAATCAGCATCCATGGTACCCATACTGCCACGACAGGACTTGCGTACAACTGTACCCCCAGACTAAGGGCACCTACCGCGCAGATCAGCAGCATAACACTGGTTGGATGCCATTTTTTCCTGCGGGCAGGGATATAGGTCTGAATGACTCGACCGCAGCCAATCAACGAGAATATAGCCAGTGGCACATTGAGCCAGAACAGCATTTCAAGCCGTCCATACTGAATGATGAATCCACCCAGCGTAGGCCCGGCAGCCGGAGCCAACATAAGCAGCAAGCCCCACGCTCCGGTAATTCGCCCTCGTACCTCCGGTCCGTATACATCAAACAGCAACACAAGTGATAACGGAATCATCAGCCCCGCGGCAACGCCATGCATGAAACGTACCAGTAATAGTACTTCGATGGAGTGATAAAACAACGCACCTGCCACCGAGAACACTCCATAGATACTGATCCCCAACATATACGTCTGCTTACGCCCCAGTCGGTCCACAATCAGGGAAGCCAGCGGCATCGTTAACGTCATAGCCAGCATGTACAGCGCGATAATCCACCCACCTGCTGTCGTAGAGATCTGATAATATTGCACAAAATAAGGCAGCAGCAGGTTAAATGCACTGTTGGTCAGTACCAGCGAAAAAGCACCGATCAGAATCGCGAGTAATACTGCATGCCTCTTCATCAGGGATAGCTTCAACATGCAGCCGTTGCTAAAGCAATCGCTTCAGCTACCGATTTCTCAAAGATCGCAAGGATTGCACCCGATTCTTGCTCCGTAATATTCAGCGGCGGCAGAAAACGAACAACAGCTGAATGACGCCCGCCCAGTTCTACAATTAATCCATTCTTGAAACATTCACGCTGAATAGACTCAGCCAGCGCACCATTAGGCAGATAATGTCCCAGACGATCCTTCCGTCCTGTTGGATCCACCACTTCAACACCGATCATCAGTCCTCTGCCTCGCACGTCACCAATCTCTGCATACCGCTCTTTCAATGCATTCAGTTGATTCATGAACTGCTCACTACGAAGATGCACGTTGTGTAGAACATCCTGTTCCCGGATATAACGAAGTGTGGCAAGTCCCGCTGCCATGGCCAGCTGATTGCCACGGAACGTACCTGTGTGTGCACCAGGCTGCCATCGATCCAGCTCCTCCTTATAGATGACGACAGACATCGGCAGACTTCCGCCAACCGCTTTGGAGCAGATGATTACATCAGGTACAATCCCGGCATGTTCAAACGAAAACATTCGCCCTGTACGTCCAATGCCTGTCTGCACTTCGTCGATAATGAGCGGAATGCTTCGCTCTGCTGTGATTCGGCGCAGTTCCCTCAGCCATTCAATGTCTGCCGGAATCGCCCCGCCTTCGCCCTGAACCGTCTCCACAATGACCCCACATGGTGCCGCAATACCGCTCTCGCAATCATCGAGCAAATTTTCAATATACTGTGCGCTTAATTGGGCCGTCATGCCTTCACCAACACCAAATGGGCAGCGGTATTCATAAGGAAACGGCAGGAAATGTACATCGGGCAGCAGGCTTTGCAGATGTTGTTTCTTGCTCAGGTTGCCACTCATCGACATCGTCGCTTGGGTTGAACCGTGATAACCTCCCTGAAAGGCAAGAATGGACTTGCCACCTGTGGCACTTTTGACCAGCTTAATGGCTGCTTCTACGGCATCCGCTCCGGTTGGACCACAGAACTGGATTTTGGCTTTGTCTCGCATCTCTGCCGGAAGAATGGAGAATAGTTCTTGCATATATGAAAGCTTCAGCGGTGTTGCCAGATCCAGTGTATGAAGCGGAATCTGCTGATCCAGAACATCGCGAATGGCGTTGACCACCGTGTCATGGTTATGCCCCAGCGCCAATGTTCCTGCACCAGCCAGGCAGTCGTAGAATACGCGGCCTTCAGTATCAGTAATCTTCACCCCATGGGCCTTGCTAATGACAAGTGGGAAATGTCTGGGGTACGATCTTGCATTGGATTCCTTCTCATTTTGCATCTTCAGATATTCCGTCTGCACCTCTACTGACATAGCCCTCTAACGCTCCTTATAATCGATTCAGGCAGAACCTGCTGCCTGTGTTTCTTGTTCTGCATTTTGCATATGACATGGTATTGGTTCAAAATCATGTAAGGTCCGAATTAAATGATGGTATCCGTTATCTGTTATCCGTCATATATTGTCATCTATACGTTGTTATAAGCTATATTTCTTTATATTCAAGTTGCTCCTGACACAGGTATTCCAGGTATAACCGAACCACATCACGAGTTGTTCCACCATGGGGAAAGACGTGGTGTGTCAGATCTGGCAAGGCGTTCACTTCCAGAATGCCTCCCTGATCTCTGGAGATCGGGGTGCGGATATCACAACAACGAACATCGACTCCTGCTACATCGATCTGAAGAGTCTTTGCCGCCTGAATGATCATTCGGGCATTTTCGGGATGAATGATTTTGGTACAATCCTTGTAGAATTCACTGATTTTTCCGGCGGCAGAATTGCGGAGATCGTATAATTCAATTTCTTTTCCCGCGGCAGGAACTTCATCCAGTGTTGTCCCTTGTTCATGTAATACCTCCAGCAGTCGTTCCGCTGCTGCATTAACCTCGGGAAACGCTTCATACTCGCCAATGGGTGTCATCTCGATTCGTTCCTGATTCAACTGCTCAATTAACGTCCGAACGGTTGAAGTTCCGTCTCCCTCAACATAGACAGGCCGATACTGGTTCACAGCCGCCACTTCTCCGTTGATGATCAGCACTCTGTAATCAATTCCGGTCACATATTGCTGTAACATAATGCTACTGCCGTGGACACGCGCAAGATGAATGGCTGCCTCCAGTTCATCTGCGGTACGCACATCCAGCGTCACGCCCATGCTGCTGCTCGCATCCAGCGGTTTCACCACAATGGAGCCATATCTATTCAGAAAAGCTACTGCTTCACTCCCCATCTCCGGGATCACGATAAATGACGGTACAGGCATTCCCTGTTCATGCAGCAACATATTACATGCCTGCTTGTTCTTCGCGAGCAGTCCAGCGATTAACGGCAGACGATGAGATCTGGTTTTGTTAATGATGATCTCTTTGTCCCCTACAGACAGCTTCAGAAAATCTTCGCATCCCTCAAGAAGTGGCTCACAGGTGATGCCCATTTCTCTCGCTTTGCTTATAATGAGTCGGTTTTGCAGATTATGAATCCCTTTCGGAAACACTGAAAATCCTCCCCGATCGAATGAAGGTACTCGCTCCTATATAAGTTGAATTAAAGATTATTTACGCTGACACTACAATGACAGAACAACCTTCTAATCGCTGTTATCCCCAGATTTTTTGATTCCCTTTTCTCAAGGTAAAAATCCGGGGATAAAGGCGAACGCTTCGCTTTTTCAGGTTTTTTCTGTCCTCTCCGTTGCATGTAAATGATTAATTCAACTTATATTGCTCATACGTTCATCAATTTTTATTGTAATTATATATTGATAATGATTATCAATATCATACAAAATCTATTTTATGGCAATTCGAGTTATATTGTCAATAATAAACTTTTAAGGAAAAATAAGATCGAATTTAGTGTAGGTTTGAGTCGATGCAGGTATGCTTTTATCGAATAATAGGCACAACAAACCGGGCAAGCCTGGGACATGGTTTTACCAATGGCTTGCCTAATTTGTTATCTGCATGATCATACAGTGGAGTTGATGTGGAGTTTTGGATAAGTATTGAACGAATCAAAAGCGGACTTTTTAATCCTCAAGCCAGTTGTGTATAACGCTGTTCTCCATTCAGCTTCCTTCCCCTTCCATGCGGGATACAGGTTGGTGTGCCAAACAGTGGATCAACCGCAATCTCACACTCCATCTGGAAAACTTTACGGACCATCTCCTGTGTAACGATATCTTCTGGTTTACCTTCCGCGTAGATCGACTTATTGTGAACAGCCACAATATGATGCGCATACCGACATGCCAGATTCAAGTCATGAAGTACCATGACAATGGTACGTCCTTCCCGTTCGTTCAACTCAAACAGCAGATCAAGGATATCAATCTGATGTGTCATATCCAGATAGGTTGTAGGTTCATCCAGCAGCAGCGTTTCGGTACCCTGCGCGAGCGTCATGGCAATCCAGGCACGCTGACGCTGTCCACCGGACAGTGCATCCACAGGTCGATCCGCGAGTTCTGTCAGATGTGTGGATTCGAGTGCCAGCTTAACCATGCACTCATCCTCTCGTGACCATTGCTTCAGCCATGTTTGATGTGGATAACGTCCTTGCTTAACCAGTTGGTTCACTGTCAAGCCTTCCGGAGCGGTCGGGCCCTGTGGCAGGATGGACATGCGTCTTGAAATTTCCTTGGTTGGCAGCTTCGCAATCTCTTCGCCATCCAGCAGCACCGAACCAGAGCTGGATTTCAGCAACCGGGCCATCGTACGCAGCAGCGTAGATTTACCACAGCCGTTGCTGCCAATCAGGACGGTAATCTGTCCCTTGGGAATGGTCAGGTTCAAATTTTCAATAATGGGATCTGCTCCATAGGAGATCGTAAGCTCCTTGGCTTCCAGAATACTCACAGCTCGCTCCTCCTCAAAACTGATTTCGATTCTTGAACAACAAATACAGGAAAAATGGTGCGCCTACGCCTGCAGTGAATACCCCTGCGGGAACATCTAACGGTAGAAAAGCTGTGCGGGCAATCAGATCTGCCGCAAATACAAGCAGAGCACCCACCAGTCCAGACACAATCAGCATACTGCCAAACATCCGTCCAACCAGCTTCCGGGCAATGTGTGGAGCGATTAGGCCAACAAACCCAATGGTTCCGGCAACCGCAACGGCAATTCCCGCCAGCAATACACTGCATAACAACAACGCTGAACGATGCCGCTGCACAGTGACACCTAGCCCTGTGGCCAAATCATCCCCGAATTCCTGTGCATTCAAGCTGCGGGCGAACCAGATCGCCAGAGGAACAACAAGAGTGATAACCGGCACTATTGTTCGAACATCGGTCCACGATGCTCCGTATACACTTCCAGTCAGCCAGATATAGGCTTGACCTGCCGTGTAGAACGGACTCAGGATCAACATAAAGGTTGTTCCAGCTCCGGTAATGGCTGATACTCCAATCCCGATCAGCACCAAGCGGATCGGACTGACTCCCTTTTTCCAGGCAAGCACATAAATAATCAATGCCGTCACAATTGCACCAGCGATGGCGAACAGTGGTAACAACTTGATGCTCACCGCTCCGCCCAGCAATGTAACAAAACCTACAGCCGCAACAGCGGCACCGCCAGTGATACCGATGACATCCGGTGAGGCCAGCGGGTTACGGATAATACCTTGCAGGAGCGCACCTGACATACCAAGGGCTGCACCTACGAGCAGGGATAATAACACTCGTGGCAGCCTTAAGGTCAGCACGACGAAGTCATGCTCTCCTGCATTCAGACCAAATATCGTTCTGAGCACATCCAGCGGAGAAATAAAGTCACTGCCTACACTGGTACCGACCACTCCTGCCATCAGGAACAAGAGGATACATATACCGATGACAACCAATGATTTTCGTTCCATTTGCACCGAGACGGTGTCTTTTTTGTTGCGGAAAGTCAACAGCTTCCTCATATCTTCGTCACCCCCTTACGGGCAATGTACACGAAGAAGGGTCCGCCAATCAGTGCAGTCATGACACCGAGTGGAACTTCCTGCGGCATGATCACCAACCTTGCAACAACATCCGCGGACAGCAGCAGAATCGCTCCCCCTACAATAGAGTAAGGAACGAGCCAGCGGTAATCATTGCCCACCAGTGCACGCATGATATGCGGGACAACCAGACCGACCAGACCGATCGAACCGGCTACGGCAACCGAACCACCCGCCAGCAATACCGTAACAATTCCCATGAGCACCTTGACCAGAATTACATTCTGTCCCATGCCTTTGGCGATATCATCACCCGTCAAGAGCAGGTTGATGGCTCTGCCCATGAACAGAGAGACAATGGCTGCGGCTGTCATGTACGGCAGAACAGGATATAACATATCCAATGTCCGCCCGCTAACTGAACCGGCAAGCCAGAACAATACATCCTGCAATCCGGTTCCATCCAGCACCAGAATGGCCTGTGTGAACGAGGCAAACAACGCTGAGATGGCCGTCCCCGCCAGTACAATTTTGATCGGTGTCAGGCCATCACGACCGAGGGAACCTAGCCCATATACAATTGCCGCGGCTACAGCAGCCCCTGCAAAACCAAACCACATCATGGTGGTTAGCGAGGATACGGACAATACCACAATGGCAATGACAATGAAAAAGATCGCACCGGCATTGATCCCGAACACACTTGGTGATGCCAGCGGGTTACGTGTCAACGCCTGCATCAGTCCACCCGCCACGGCCAAACTTGCTCCCACAACAGCAGCAATAATCGTACGTGGCAAGCGTTCCGTCA
The nucleotide sequence above comes from Paenibacillus sp. W2I17. Encoded proteins:
- a CDS encoding IucA/IucC family siderophore biosynthesis protein; this translates as MENKLRSETEQQAHEHSCKLLLNCYIRELALEKESDIRINPNTLTYIVAFQASRVKVTGHLSYYSAIGEHEYLSMESGGEAVHYGDLVRWITSELSGDTARGASSDQHGMKKSVMEMKRSLEVDIAHPQGENTNRVEAMYARDFAQKVDNSVGNLTLYIEQAAGLDIHDYRTSEQSLLYGHPFHPFPKNSKGFSEQDVQKYSPELRTSFQLCYIAVRQDVYVQEWVDDEAAMDLQDLLRSHVEPILKEKSEMYGLLPVHPWQYAYISRLTEIQSYFRDEKLILLGSAGPTVYPTSSVRTVYVPEWNCNIKLSLNMQITNMIRTNSAEQMRRTLDASRYVRQHDCFGAEPNTHIAYETGVATCAFEDEELTSLFTIAYRPIEFDVENTYVLSSLVEAPLPRMRSRLMTMLGGGRDIAERWLERYLACSLLPTVRAAGEKGIHFEAHLQNTLVTLKDGLPVDFIVRDLEGVSVDEELISEQDRAASDLLFYSREKAWARTSYYFIVNHLGSLIHAMARDVNVPEEHFWKQVREVLVEELERTGNAYVQHLLTTDAFLAKQNLVSCLRGISQTPAYVPVSNVMKRIGSEVRGSRGIQG
- a CDS encoding MFS transporter; protein product: MKRHAVLLAILIGAFSLVLTNSAFNLLLPYFVQYYQISTTAGGWIIALYMLAMTLTMPLASLIVDRLGRKQTYMLGISIYGVFSVAGALFYHSIEVLLLVRFMHGVAAGLMIPLSLVLLFDVYGPEVRGRITGAWGLLLMLAPAAGPTLGGFIIQYGRLEMLFWLNVPLAIFSLIGCGRVIQTYIPARRKKWHPTSVMLLICAVGALSLGVQLYASPVVAVWVPWMLIALGVLLLIRFVQTENGRKEPLIRYQLLRRNAVFPLTVLISTIQDCVMFGVIFTLPLLFQDVFHLSPAMSGALFIPLSICTSLFMWIGGSLLDRGRSIHFIAWGTLLVSISILSFAVLPMGASIWIIGMLMACRGIGVGLSGMSISAIGLQALPDEDMHEGSVLSTTIERLASSFAVMGLTLYYDMRWQWLAGAGTSMEMAKWGALKEICIGLGCAILLTLPLVLLITRKKVGIIVRDGKQAPV
- a CDS encoding diaminobutyrate--2-oxoglutarate transaminase, encoding MSVEVQTEYLKMQNEKESNARSYPRHFPLVISKAHGVKITDTEGRVFYDCLAGAGTLALGHNHDTVVNAIRDVLDQQIPLHTLDLATPLKLSYMQELFSILPAEMRDKAKIQFCGPTGADAVEAAIKLVKSATGGKSILAFQGGYHGSTQATMSMSGNLSKKQHLQSLLPDVHFLPFPYEYRCPFGVGEGMTAQLSAQYIENLLDDCESGIAAPCGVIVETVQGEGGAIPADIEWLRELRRITAERSIPLIIDEVQTGIGRTGRMFSFEHAGIVPDVIICSKAVGGSLPMSVVIYKEELDRWQPGAHTGTFRGNQLAMAAGLATLRYIREQDVLHNVHLRSEQFMNQLNALKERYAEIGDVRGRGLMIGVEVVDPTGRKDRLGHYLPNGALAESIQRECFKNGLIVELGGRHSAVVRFLPPLNITEQESGAILAIFEKSVAEAIALATAAC
- a CDS encoding ABC transporter ATP-binding protein, whose amino-acid sequence is MSILEAKELTISYGADPIIENLNLTIPKGQITVLIGSNGCGKSTLLRTMARLLKSSSGSVLLDGEEIAKLPTKEISRRMSILPQGPTAPEGLTVNQLVKQGRYPHQTWLKQWSREDECMVKLALESTHLTELADRPVDALSGGQRQRAWIAMTLAQGTETLLLDEPTTYLDMTHQIDILDLLFELNEREGRTIVMVLHDLNLACRYAHHIVAVHNKSIYAEGKPEDIVTQEMVRKVFQMECEIAVDPLFGTPTCIPHGRGRKLNGEQRYTQLA
- a CDS encoding iron chelate uptake ABC transporter family permease subunit, which gives rise to MRKLLTFRNKKDTVSVQMERKSLVVIGICILLFLMAGVVGTSVGSDFISPLDVLRTIFGLNAGEHDFVVLTLRLPRVLLSLLVGAALGMSGALLQGIIRNPLASPDVIGITGGAAVAAVGFVTLLGGAVSIKLLPLFAIAGAIVTALIIYVLAWKKGVSPIRLVLIGIGVSAITGAGTTFMLILSPFYTAGQAYIWLTGSVYGASWTDVRTIVPVITLVVPLAIWFARSLNAQEFGDDLATGLGVTVQRHRSALLLCSVLLAGIAVAVAGTIGFVGLIAPHIARKLVGRMFGSMLIVSGLVGALLVFAADLIARTAFLPLDVPAGVFTAGVGAPFFLYLLFKNRNQF
- a CDS encoding iron ABC transporter permease, with the protein product MFPLFTKASAKIYGLAGLLIILLLACLASMILGRTHITFQIAWEALQFYDESSVEHVVLLTERLPRTIIAAVVGASLAVAGGLMQALTRNPLASPSVFGINAGAIFFIVIAIVVLSVSSLTTMMWFGFAGAAVAAAIVYGLGSLGRDGLTPIKIVLAGTAISALFASFTQAILVLDGTGLQDVLFWLAGSVSGRTLDMLYPVLPYMTAAAIVSLFMGRAINLLLTGDDIAKGMGQNVILVKVLMGIVTVLLAGGSVAVAGSIGLVGLVVPHIMRALVGNDYRWLVPYSIVGGAILLLSADVVARLVIMPQEVPLGVMTALIGGPFFVYIARKGVTKI